Proteins from one Capricornis sumatraensis isolate serow.1 chromosome 2, serow.2, whole genome shotgun sequence genomic window:
- the SLC2A1 gene encoding solute carrier family 2, facilitated glucose transporter member 1 isoform X1 — protein sequence MEPTSKKLTGRLMLAVGGAVLGSLQFGYNTGVINAPQKVIEEFYNQTWMQRYGDPIPPATLTTLWSLSVAIFSVGGMIGSFSVGLFVNRFGRRNSMLMMNLLAFVSAVLMGFSKLGKSFEMLILGRFIIGVYCGLTTGFVPMYVGEVSPTELRGALGTLHQLGIVVGILIAQVFGLDSIMGNQELWPLLLSVIFIPALLQCVLLPFCPESPRFLLINRNEENRAKSVLKKLRGTADVTRDLQEMKEESRQMMREKKVTILELFRSAAYRQPILIAVVLQLSQQLSGINAVFYYSTSIFEKAGVQQPVYATIGSGIVNTAFTVVSLFVVERAGRRTLHLIGLAGMAACAVLMTIALALLEQLPWMSYLSIVAIFGFVAFFEVGPGPIPWFIVAELFSQGPRPAAIAVAGFSNWTSNFIVGMCFQYVEQLCGPYVFIIFTVLLVLFFIFTYFKVPETKGRTFDEIASGFRQGGASQSDKTPEELFHPLGADSQV from the exons aAGCTGACGGGCCGCCTCATGCTGGCCGTGGGAGGGGCAGTGCTCGGCTCCCTGCAGTTTGGCTACAACACTGGCGTCATCAACGCCCCCCAGAAG GTGATTGAAGAGTTCTACAACCAGACGTGGATGCAGCGCTATGGGGACCCCATCCCGCCCGCCACACTGACCACGCTCTGGTCCCTGTCCGTGGCCATCTTCTCAGTGGGAGGCATGATTGGTTCCTTCTCCGTGGGCCTTTTTGTTAACCGTTTCGGCCG GCGGAATTCAATGCTGATGATGAACCTGCTGGCCTTCGTGTCCGCTGTGCTCATGGGCTTCTCAAAACTGGGCAAGTCCTTTGAGATGCTGATCCTGGGTCGCTTCATCATCGGTGTGTACTGCGGCCTGACCACTGGCTTTGTGCCCATGTACGTGGGGGAGGTGTCCCCCACGGAGCTTCGGGGGGCCCTGGGCACCCTGCACCAGCTAGGCATCGTCGTCGGCATCCTCATCGCCCAG GTGTTCGGCCTGGACTCCATCATGGGCAACCAGGAACTGTGGCCCCTGCTGCTGAGCGTCATCTTCATCCCGGCCCTGTTGCAGTGCGTCCTGCTGCCCTTCTGCCCCGAGAGCCCCCGCTTCCTGCTCATTAACCGCAACGAGGAGAACCGGGCCAAGAGCG tgctgaagaagctgcGTGGGACCGCGGACGTGACCCGCGacctgcaggagatgaaggaggagAGCCGGCAGATGATGCGAGAGAAGAAGGTCACCATCCTGGAGCTGTTCCGCTCGGCCGCCTACCGCCAGCCCATCCTCATTGCCGTGGTGCTGCAGCTGTCCCAGCAGCTGTCCGGCATCAACGCT GTTTTCTATTACTCCACAAGCATCTTCGAGAAGGCGGGGGTGCAGCAGCCCGTGTATGCCACCATCGGCTCCGGCATCGTCAACACAGCCTTCACTGTCGTGTCG CTGTTTGTGGTGGAGCGAGCCGGCCGGCGGACCCTGCACCTCATAGGCCTGGCCGGCATGGCTGCCTGTGCGGTGCTCATGACCATTGCGCTGGCGCTGCTG GAGCAACTGCCCTGGATGTCCTACCTGAGCATCGTGGCCATCTTTGGCTTTGTGGCCTTTTTCGAAGTGGGCCCAGGCCCCATCCCATGGTTCATTGTGGCTGAACTCTTCAGCCAGGGCCCTCGCCCCGCTGCCATTGCTGTTGCCGGCTTCTCCAACTGGACCTCGAATTTCATTGTGGGCATGTGCTTCCAGTATGTGGAG CAACTGTGCGGACCCTATGTCTTCATCATCTTCACCGTGCTCCTGGTTCTGTTCTTCATCTTCACCTACTTCAAAGTTCCCGAGACAAAAGGCCGGACCTTCGATGAGATTGCTTCTGGCTTCCGACAGGGAGGAGCAAGCCAAAGTGACAAGACACCTGAGGAGCTGTTCCACCCCCTGGGAGCTGATTCCCAAGTGTGA
- the SLC2A1 gene encoding solute carrier family 2, facilitated glucose transporter member 1 isoform X2, whose product MGSQRLTGRLMLAVGGAVLGSLQFGYNTGVINAPQKVIEEFYNQTWMQRYGDPIPPATLTTLWSLSVAIFSVGGMIGSFSVGLFVNRFGRRNSMLMMNLLAFVSAVLMGFSKLGKSFEMLILGRFIIGVYCGLTTGFVPMYVGEVSPTELRGALGTLHQLGIVVGILIAQVFGLDSIMGNQELWPLLLSVIFIPALLQCVLLPFCPESPRFLLINRNEENRAKSVLKKLRGTADVTRDLQEMKEESRQMMREKKVTILELFRSAAYRQPILIAVVLQLSQQLSGINAVFYYSTSIFEKAGVQQPVYATIGSGIVNTAFTVVSLFVVERAGRRTLHLIGLAGMAACAVLMTIALALLEQLPWMSYLSIVAIFGFVAFFEVGPGPIPWFIVAELFSQGPRPAAIAVAGFSNWTSNFIVGMCFQYVEQLCGPYVFIIFTVLLVLFFIFTYFKVPETKGRTFDEIASGFRQGGASQSDKTPEELFHPLGADSQV is encoded by the exons CTGACGGGCCGCCTCATGCTGGCCGTGGGAGGGGCAGTGCTCGGCTCCCTGCAGTTTGGCTACAACACTGGCGTCATCAACGCCCCCCAGAAG GTGATTGAAGAGTTCTACAACCAGACGTGGATGCAGCGCTATGGGGACCCCATCCCGCCCGCCACACTGACCACGCTCTGGTCCCTGTCCGTGGCCATCTTCTCAGTGGGAGGCATGATTGGTTCCTTCTCCGTGGGCCTTTTTGTTAACCGTTTCGGCCG GCGGAATTCAATGCTGATGATGAACCTGCTGGCCTTCGTGTCCGCTGTGCTCATGGGCTTCTCAAAACTGGGCAAGTCCTTTGAGATGCTGATCCTGGGTCGCTTCATCATCGGTGTGTACTGCGGCCTGACCACTGGCTTTGTGCCCATGTACGTGGGGGAGGTGTCCCCCACGGAGCTTCGGGGGGCCCTGGGCACCCTGCACCAGCTAGGCATCGTCGTCGGCATCCTCATCGCCCAG GTGTTCGGCCTGGACTCCATCATGGGCAACCAGGAACTGTGGCCCCTGCTGCTGAGCGTCATCTTCATCCCGGCCCTGTTGCAGTGCGTCCTGCTGCCCTTCTGCCCCGAGAGCCCCCGCTTCCTGCTCATTAACCGCAACGAGGAGAACCGGGCCAAGAGCG tgctgaagaagctgcGTGGGACCGCGGACGTGACCCGCGacctgcaggagatgaaggaggagAGCCGGCAGATGATGCGAGAGAAGAAGGTCACCATCCTGGAGCTGTTCCGCTCGGCCGCCTACCGCCAGCCCATCCTCATTGCCGTGGTGCTGCAGCTGTCCCAGCAGCTGTCCGGCATCAACGCT GTTTTCTATTACTCCACAAGCATCTTCGAGAAGGCGGGGGTGCAGCAGCCCGTGTATGCCACCATCGGCTCCGGCATCGTCAACACAGCCTTCACTGTCGTGTCG CTGTTTGTGGTGGAGCGAGCCGGCCGGCGGACCCTGCACCTCATAGGCCTGGCCGGCATGGCTGCCTGTGCGGTGCTCATGACCATTGCGCTGGCGCTGCTG GAGCAACTGCCCTGGATGTCCTACCTGAGCATCGTGGCCATCTTTGGCTTTGTGGCCTTTTTCGAAGTGGGCCCAGGCCCCATCCCATGGTTCATTGTGGCTGAACTCTTCAGCCAGGGCCCTCGCCCCGCTGCCATTGCTGTTGCCGGCTTCTCCAACTGGACCTCGAATTTCATTGTGGGCATGTGCTTCCAGTATGTGGAG CAACTGTGCGGACCCTATGTCTTCATCATCTTCACCGTGCTCCTGGTTCTGTTCTTCATCTTCACCTACTTCAAAGTTCCCGAGACAAAAGGCCGGACCTTCGATGAGATTGCTTCTGGCTTCCGACAGGGAGGAGCAAGCCAAAGTGACAAGACACCTGAGGAGCTGTTCCACCCCCTGGGAGCTGATTCCCAAGTGTGA